In Arachis hypogaea cultivar Tifrunner chromosome 17, arahy.Tifrunner.gnm2.J5K5, whole genome shotgun sequence, a single window of DNA contains:
- the LOC112762538 gene encoding zinc finger CCCH domain-containing protein 19 isoform X2, with translation MDAEDEEAQHLQHSYPLPYLSTTSPQCHSTGVEPVDAATTADNRETLVGEAEQAAVAANSGEAVEEAVEETEIGNLGNAGEGEMQVVEDKVVGPEVTKGDDVENGQGQQEEDEIMVEATGVAKMEKEEAPLVAEHEIRDGEDNVVEQTEVPNEAASVVEREQGQEKEDAEEEQEEEEEEEEVEKEAGGEQEADAASGMANEAALLEEDEQVLGQQHENAGADVVVGGVANEATFIKVNEGGQQQQHQEEQEDADVGGGLSNETAFMEEQEAAEKQGEDEEEEQAAASDDIGNEAALTVDQEEEQADAGGDMTNEAAFTDEHEEEEEEEEEEDGGGSVGRMGEETEPTEETEETEEQSRSVSGGKRKRGSGKNSKSTGRAPSRKKMEEDVCFICFDGGELVLCDRRGCPKAYHPSCVNRDEAFFRSKGKWNCGWHICSNCEKNAYYMCYTCTFSLCKGCIKDAVILCVRGNKGFCETCMRTVMLIEQNNHENMGQVDFDDRSSWEYLFKDYYLDLKEKLSLTFDELTQAKNPWKGSDRLPSKEESADELFDANNDRGSDSDSSYENVDLSRSKRRKGKKRTKSRSREGTSYASVDGASADESSEWASKELLEFVMHMRNGDRSILSQFDVQALLLEYIKRNKLRDPRRKSQIICDTRLQNLFGKPRVGHFEMLKLLESHFLLKEDSQTDDMQGSVLDTEISHLEGDGNSDSYVKAGKDKRRKTRKKGDERGLQTNVDDYAAIDNHNVNLIYLRRNLVEELLEDTEKFHDRVVGAFVRIRISGSGQKQDLYRLVQVVGTCKASEPYKVGKRMTDFLLEILNLNKTEIVSIDIISNQEFTEDECKRLRQSIKCGLINRLTLGDIQEKALALQAVRVNDWLETEIVRLSHLRDRASEKGRRKELRECVEKLQLLKTPEERQRRLEEIPEIHVDPKMDPSHESEEDEDEMDEKRQENYMRPRGPAAFGRRGREIISPRSGPISSDSWSATRNYSSVNRELSRNLSNKGFSSKGDDVSIANEVLNDAQLPQGRDWGSQSSGLERQKLSSSFESGTKSNQLLSTPDCFSAALSETSAVLSSVGAGPPAMKINESEKMWHYQDPSGKVQGPFSMVQLRKWSNTGYFPADLRIWKASDKQDQSMLLTDALAGKFPTEPSMLDKTPAKAQSVIDPHYSSSYSGKSHLAVQAMEGQAGGRPSFDHNSGSHNPLCSPGQNAGGSWRSKDTMNSLASRPSLAVEVPKNLANGWGSDAGLRNEATNLPSPTPQTASGGTKMQAFENKWSPTPTPVLLAGSLLGNSLPVGPESRSSSQPGMISASKSDNNQVHVHAALPAIASGVDIQTAGVHLQSQSVSNHTSRSEGHQGWGSGTVPKPEVQTWGGAQPQRIEPNNPVTMPAQPASHGHWVDTTSVQNSASYSNGNPNGAFSTPSFPGMTTPTPTPTPTPEPWRPPSSNSQSNIAAAAPSNVPYAGWGMPGNQNINWSGPLPANVNVNWMPGQGPGPSNATPVWGAPSQGPPAANAVGWVAPGQGRSHVNANAGLVAPGQGPTVGSTNPGWGSSSGNPGTWGGEQSRNGDRFHSQGDRGTHGGDSGYGGKSWNRQSSFNGSGRGGSSRPPVGGQRGVCKFHESGHCKKGASCDFMHT, from the exons ATGGATGCTGAAGACGAGGAAGCTCAACACCTACAACACTCTTATCCACTCCCATACCTCTCTACCACTTCACCACAATGCCACAGCACTGGAGTGGAGCCGGTTGATGCGGCCACCACCGCCGATAATAGAGAAACTCTTGTTGGAGAAGCGGAACAGGCGGCGGTTGCAGCCAATTCGGGCGAAGCGGTTGAAGAGGCGGTGGAGGAGACAGAGATTGGGAATTTGGGAAACGCAGGAGAAGGAGAAATGCAAGTGGTGGAAGATAAGGTTGTTGGCCCTGAGGTTACAAAGGGTGATGATGTGGAGAATGGACAGGGCCAACAAGAAGAGGATGAGATTATGGTGGAGGCAACCGGCGTGGCGAAGATGGAAAAGGAGGAAGCTCCGTTGGTAGCTGAGCACGAAATCAGGGATGGTGAGGATAACGTGGTGGAGCAGACGGAGGTACCAAATGAAGCTGCTTCCGTGGTAGAAAGAGAACAAgggcaagaaaaagaagatgcagaagaagaacaggaggaggaggaggaggaggaggaggtggagaaGGAGGCGGGTGGGGAGCAAGAAGCTGATGCTGCTAGCGGTATGGCAAATGAAGCTGCTTTATTGGAAGAAGACGAGCAAGTACTAGGACAGCAGCACGAGAATGCAGGCGCCGATGTTGTTGTTGGTGGTGTAGCTAATGAAGCTACTTTCATCAAAGTGAACGAAggaggacaacaacaacaacatcaagaGGAACAAGAGGATGCTGATGTTGGTGGTGGCTTGTCAAATGAAACTGCTTTCATGGAAGAGCAAGAAGCAGCAGAGAAACAAggagaagatgaggaagaagaacaaGCTGCTGCCAGTGATGATATAGGAAATGAAGCTGCTTTGACAGTAGATCAGGAAGAAGAACAAGCCGATGCTGGTGGTGATATGACAAATGAAGCTGCTTTCACGGATgaacatgaagaagaagaagaagaagaagaggaagaagatggcGGTGGCAGTGTTGGGCGCATGGGAGAAGAGACAGAGCCCACTGAAGAGACAGAAGAAACGGAGGAGCAGAGTAGAAGTGTGAGTGGTGGGAAGAGGAAGCGCGGAAGTGGGAAAAATTCAAAGTCCACAGGGAGAGCCCCATCAAGGAAAAAGATGGAAGAGGATGTTTGTTTCATTTGCTTCGACGGGGGTGAGCTTGTTCTTTGTGACCGCAG GGGGTGCCCAAAGGCTTACCATCCTTCTTGCGTTAATCGTGATGAGGCCTTCTTCCGATCCAAGGGTAAATGGAATTGTG GATGGCATATTTGCAGCAACTGTGAGAAGAATGCTTACTACATGTGTTATACATGTACGTTCTCTTTGTGCAAGGGATGCATCAAAGATGCTGTTATCTTATGTGTTAGGGGAAACAAGGGCTTTTGCGAGACATGCATGAGAACTGTAATGTTGATTGAACAGAACAATCATGAAAACATG GGACAAGTGGATTTTGATGACAGAAGCAGCTGGGAGTATCTCTTTAAGGACTATTACTTAGATCTAAAAGAAAAGCTATCTCTGACATTCGATGAACTCACACAAGCTAAAAATCCTTGGAAGGGATCTGATAGGCTTCCTTCTAAAGAGGAATCAGCAGATGAACTTTTTGATGCCAATAATGATAGAGGATCTGATTCAGATAGCTCATATGAGAATGTAGATTTGAGTCGTTCCAAAAGAAGAAAGGGCAAGAAGCGGACAAAGTCCCGTTCCAGGGAAGGGACTTCATATGCTTCTGTGGATGGAGCATCTGCAGATGAAAGCTCTGAGTGGGCTTCAAAAGAACTTTTGGAGTTTGTCATGCACATGAGAAATGGGGACAGATCCATTTTGTCACAGTTTGATGTGCAGGCTCTTCTGTTAGagtatattaaaagaaataaacttAGAGATCCTCGTAGAAAAAGTCAAATCATTTGTGATACAAGGCTTCAAAATTTGTTTGGTAAACCAAGAGTGGGACATTTTGAAATGTTAAAGCTTCTTGAATCCCATTTCCTTCTAAAAGAAGATTCTCAAACTGATGAtatgcagggaagtgttcttgatACTGAAATTAGTCATTTGGAAGGTGATGGCAACTCTGATTCATATGTGAAAGCTGGCAAAGATAAGAGACGTAAAACTCGCAAAAAAGGTGATGAAAGAGGACTTCAAACCAATGTGGATGATTATGCTGCTATTGATAATCATAATGTTAATTTAATATATCTCCGACGTAATTTGGTGGAAGAGCTACTTGAAGATACAGAAAAGTTTCATGATAGAGTTGTTGGCGCTTTTGTGAGAATAAGGATTTCGGGTAGTGGCCAGAAGCAAGACTTGTACAGGCTGGTTCAGGTTGTAG GGACTTGCAAAGCATCAGAACCATATAAAGTTGGTAAAAGGATGACAGATTTCTTGCTAGAAATCTTAAATTTAAACAAGACAGAGATTGTATCCATTGATATTATCTCAAATCAGGAGTTCACAGAG GATGAATGCAAGCGACTCCGCCAAAGCATAAAATGCGGGCTCATAAATCGTCTGACACTG GGTGACATTCAGGAAAAAGCATTGGCACTTCAGGCAGTTAGAGTGAATGAT TGGTTAGAAACAGAGATAGTGCGGTTAAGTCATCTCCGTGACAGAGCCAGTGAGAAGGGACGCAGAAAAGA GCTCAGAGAGTGTGTTGAGAAGTTGCAACTTCTGAAGACTCCCGAAGAACGACAACGCAGATTGGAGGAAATTCCAGAAATTCACGTGGATCCTAAAATGGATCCAAGTCATGagtctgaagaagatgaagatgaaatgGATGAAAAACGACAAG AAAACTACATGAGACCTAGAGGACCTGCTGCATTTggaaggagggggagagagattATTTCTCCTAGGAGTGGTCCTATTTCGAGTGATTCCTGGAGTGCGACACGGAATTATTCTAGTGTGAATCGCGAACTTAGCAGAAATCTGTCTAACAAGGGGTTTTCAAGCAAAGGCGATGATGTTTCTATTGCTAATGAAGTACTAAATGATGCTCAATTACCCCAGGGAAGGGATTGGGGTTCACAATCTAGTGGCCTGGAGAGGCAGAAGCTATCTTCAAGCTTTGAAAGTGGTACTAAAAGTAACCAGCTGTTATCAACACCTGATTGTTTTTCTGCTGCTTTATCAGAAACTTCTGCAGTGTTGTCTTCTGTGGGAGCAGGTCCGCCAGCTATGAAaataaatgaaagtgaaaaaatgTGGCATTATCAGGATCCGTCTGGAAAAGTTCAGGGACCATTTTCTATGGTGCAGCTACGCAAATGGAGTAACACAGGGTACTTTCCTGCTGATTTGAGGATTTGGAAAGCCAGTGACAAGCAAGATCAGTCGATGCTCTTAACCGATGCCTTAGCAGGAAAATTTCCTACTGAACCATCAATGCTGGATAAAACTCCTGCTAAGGCTCAATCTGTGATTGATCCACATTACTCATCTTCATACTCTGGCAAGTCTCATTTGGCGGTACAAGCTATGGAAGGTCAAGCTGGAGGAAGACCATCATTTGATCATAATAGTGGATCACATAATCCTCTTTGTTCTCCTGGACAAAATGCTGGAGGAAGTTGGAGATCTAAAGATACCATGAATTCTTTAGCAAGTCGACCTTCATTGGCAGTTGAAGTTCCCAAGAATCTGGCAAATGGTTGGGGTTCTGATGCTGGACTCAGAAATGAAGCAACAAATCTTCCTTCACCTACACCCCAGACTGCTTCAGGTGGGACTAAGATGCAGGCTTTTGAAAATAAATGGTCTCCAACTCCAACCCCTGTCCTATTGGCTGGCTCTCTCTTAGGAAATTCACTCCCTGTTGGGCCTGAAAGTCGTTCAAGTTCACAACCTGGAATGATATCAGCTTCTAAATCAGATAATAATCAAGTACATGTTCATGCAGCGTTACCTGCGATTGCTTCGGGTGTTGACATTCAGACAGCAGGTGTACACTTGCAAAGTCAGAGTGTCAGTAACCATACCTCCCGTTCCGAAGGCCATCAAGGATGGGGCTCTGGTACGGTTCCAAAGCCTGAAGTACAGACGTGGGGAGGTGCTCAACCTCAAAGGATAGAACCAAATAATCCAGTTACTATGCCTGCACAGCCAGCTTCCCATGGTCACTGGGTTGATACTACATCCGTCCAGAACTCTGCCTCATATAGTAATGGAAATCCTAATGGGGCCTTCTCTACACCGAGCTTTCCAGGCATGACTACACCTACACCTACACCTACACCTACACCTGAACCATGGAGACCGCCAAGTTCGAATAGTCAGTCAAACATAGCAGCAGCAGCACCATCCAATGTACCTTATGCTGGTTGGGGTATGCCAGGAAATCAGAATATTAACTGGAGTGGACCTTTACCTGCAAATGTGAACGTAAACTGGATGCCTGGACAGGGGCCAGGACCCAGTAATGCAACTCCAGTATGGGGTGCTCCTAGCCAGGGACCACCTGCGGCAAATGCTGTTGGCTGGGTTGCACCTGGTCAAGGACGTTCGCATGTAAATGCAAATGCAGGTTTGGTTGCACCTGGTCAAGGGCCAACGGTGGGAAGTACTAATCCTGGTTGGGGTTCTTCATCTGGAAATCCAGGCACATGGGGTGGCGAGCAAAGTCGCAATGGGGATAGATTCCACAGCCAGGGCGATCGTGGAACACATGGTGGAGATTCTGGTTATGGAGGTAAATCCTGGAACAGACAATCATCATTTAATGGCAGCGGAAGAGGAGGTTCTTCCAGGCCTCCTGTTGGGGGACAAAGAGGAGTATGTAAGTTCCACGAGAGTGGACATTGCAAGAAGGGGGCCTCCTGTGATTTTATGCACACTTAA
- the LOC112762538 gene encoding zinc finger CCCH domain-containing protein 19 isoform X1, with amino-acid sequence MDAEDEEAQHLQHSYPLPYLSTTSPQCHSTGVEPVDAATTADNRETLVGEAEQAAVAANSGEAVEEAVEETEIGNLGNAGEGEMQVVEDKVVGPEVTKGDDVENGQGQQEEDEIMVEATGVAKMEKEEAPLVAEHEIRDGEDNVVEQTEVPNEAASVVEREQGQEKEDAEEEQEEEEEEEEVEKEAGGEQEADAASGMANEAALLEEDEQVLGQQHENAGADVVVGGVANEATFIKVNEGGQQQQHQEEQEDADVGGGLSNETAFMEEQEAAEKQGEDEEEEQAAASDDIGNEAALTVDQEEEQADAGGDMTNEAAFTDEHEEEEEEEEEEDGGGSVGRMGEETEPTEETEETEEQSRSVSGGKRKRGSGKNSKSTGRAPSRKKMEEDVCFICFDGGELVLCDRRGCPKAYHPSCVNRDEAFFRSKGKWNCGWHICSNCEKNAYYMCYTCTFSLCKGCIKDAVILCVRGNKGFCETCMRTVMLIEQNNHENMNHDMVFKDCFAENFEGQVDFDDRSSWEYLFKDYYLDLKEKLSLTFDELTQAKNPWKGSDRLPSKEESADELFDANNDRGSDSDSSYENVDLSRSKRRKGKKRTKSRSREGTSYASVDGASADESSEWASKELLEFVMHMRNGDRSILSQFDVQALLLEYIKRNKLRDPRRKSQIICDTRLQNLFGKPRVGHFEMLKLLESHFLLKEDSQTDDMQGSVLDTEISHLEGDGNSDSYVKAGKDKRRKTRKKGDERGLQTNVDDYAAIDNHNVNLIYLRRNLVEELLEDTEKFHDRVVGAFVRIRISGSGQKQDLYRLVQVVGTCKASEPYKVGKRMTDFLLEILNLNKTEIVSIDIISNQEFTEDECKRLRQSIKCGLINRLTLGDIQEKALALQAVRVNDWLETEIVRLSHLRDRASEKGRRKELRECVEKLQLLKTPEERQRRLEEIPEIHVDPKMDPSHESEEDEDEMDEKRQENYMRPRGPAAFGRRGREIISPRSGPISSDSWSATRNYSSVNRELSRNLSNKGFSSKGDDVSIANEVLNDAQLPQGRDWGSQSSGLERQKLSSSFESGTKSNQLLSTPDCFSAALSETSAVLSSVGAGPPAMKINESEKMWHYQDPSGKVQGPFSMVQLRKWSNTGYFPADLRIWKASDKQDQSMLLTDALAGKFPTEPSMLDKTPAKAQSVIDPHYSSSYSGKSHLAVQAMEGQAGGRPSFDHNSGSHNPLCSPGQNAGGSWRSKDTMNSLASRPSLAVEVPKNLANGWGSDAGLRNEATNLPSPTPQTASGGTKMQAFENKWSPTPTPVLLAGSLLGNSLPVGPESRSSSQPGMISASKSDNNQVHVHAALPAIASGVDIQTAGVHLQSQSVSNHTSRSEGHQGWGSGTVPKPEVQTWGGAQPQRIEPNNPVTMPAQPASHGHWVDTTSVQNSASYSNGNPNGAFSTPSFPGMTTPTPTPTPTPEPWRPPSSNSQSNIAAAAPSNVPYAGWGMPGNQNINWSGPLPANVNVNWMPGQGPGPSNATPVWGAPSQGPPAANAVGWVAPGQGRSHVNANAGLVAPGQGPTVGSTNPGWGSSSGNPGTWGGEQSRNGDRFHSQGDRGTHGGDSGYGGKSWNRQSSFNGSGRGGSSRPPVGGQRGVCKFHESGHCKKGASCDFMHT; translated from the exons ATGGATGCTGAAGACGAGGAAGCTCAACACCTACAACACTCTTATCCACTCCCATACCTCTCTACCACTTCACCACAATGCCACAGCACTGGAGTGGAGCCGGTTGATGCGGCCACCACCGCCGATAATAGAGAAACTCTTGTTGGAGAAGCGGAACAGGCGGCGGTTGCAGCCAATTCGGGCGAAGCGGTTGAAGAGGCGGTGGAGGAGACAGAGATTGGGAATTTGGGAAACGCAGGAGAAGGAGAAATGCAAGTGGTGGAAGATAAGGTTGTTGGCCCTGAGGTTACAAAGGGTGATGATGTGGAGAATGGACAGGGCCAACAAGAAGAGGATGAGATTATGGTGGAGGCAACCGGCGTGGCGAAGATGGAAAAGGAGGAAGCTCCGTTGGTAGCTGAGCACGAAATCAGGGATGGTGAGGATAACGTGGTGGAGCAGACGGAGGTACCAAATGAAGCTGCTTCCGTGGTAGAAAGAGAACAAgggcaagaaaaagaagatgcagaagaagaacaggaggaggaggaggaggaggaggaggtggagaaGGAGGCGGGTGGGGAGCAAGAAGCTGATGCTGCTAGCGGTATGGCAAATGAAGCTGCTTTATTGGAAGAAGACGAGCAAGTACTAGGACAGCAGCACGAGAATGCAGGCGCCGATGTTGTTGTTGGTGGTGTAGCTAATGAAGCTACTTTCATCAAAGTGAACGAAggaggacaacaacaacaacatcaagaGGAACAAGAGGATGCTGATGTTGGTGGTGGCTTGTCAAATGAAACTGCTTTCATGGAAGAGCAAGAAGCAGCAGAGAAACAAggagaagatgaggaagaagaacaaGCTGCTGCCAGTGATGATATAGGAAATGAAGCTGCTTTGACAGTAGATCAGGAAGAAGAACAAGCCGATGCTGGTGGTGATATGACAAATGAAGCTGCTTTCACGGATgaacatgaagaagaagaagaagaagaagaggaagaagatggcGGTGGCAGTGTTGGGCGCATGGGAGAAGAGACAGAGCCCACTGAAGAGACAGAAGAAACGGAGGAGCAGAGTAGAAGTGTGAGTGGTGGGAAGAGGAAGCGCGGAAGTGGGAAAAATTCAAAGTCCACAGGGAGAGCCCCATCAAGGAAAAAGATGGAAGAGGATGTTTGTTTCATTTGCTTCGACGGGGGTGAGCTTGTTCTTTGTGACCGCAG GGGGTGCCCAAAGGCTTACCATCCTTCTTGCGTTAATCGTGATGAGGCCTTCTTCCGATCCAAGGGTAAATGGAATTGTG GATGGCATATTTGCAGCAACTGTGAGAAGAATGCTTACTACATGTGTTATACATGTACGTTCTCTTTGTGCAAGGGATGCATCAAAGATGCTGTTATCTTATGTGTTAGGGGAAACAAGGGCTTTTGCGAGACATGCATGAGAACTGTAATGTTGATTGAACAGAACAATCATGAAAACATG AACCATGATATGGTATTTAAGGATTGCTTTGCTGAAAACTTTGAG GGACAAGTGGATTTTGATGACAGAAGCAGCTGGGAGTATCTCTTTAAGGACTATTACTTAGATCTAAAAGAAAAGCTATCTCTGACATTCGATGAACTCACACAAGCTAAAAATCCTTGGAAGGGATCTGATAGGCTTCCTTCTAAAGAGGAATCAGCAGATGAACTTTTTGATGCCAATAATGATAGAGGATCTGATTCAGATAGCTCATATGAGAATGTAGATTTGAGTCGTTCCAAAAGAAGAAAGGGCAAGAAGCGGACAAAGTCCCGTTCCAGGGAAGGGACTTCATATGCTTCTGTGGATGGAGCATCTGCAGATGAAAGCTCTGAGTGGGCTTCAAAAGAACTTTTGGAGTTTGTCATGCACATGAGAAATGGGGACAGATCCATTTTGTCACAGTTTGATGTGCAGGCTCTTCTGTTAGagtatattaaaagaaataaacttAGAGATCCTCGTAGAAAAAGTCAAATCATTTGTGATACAAGGCTTCAAAATTTGTTTGGTAAACCAAGAGTGGGACATTTTGAAATGTTAAAGCTTCTTGAATCCCATTTCCTTCTAAAAGAAGATTCTCAAACTGATGAtatgcagggaagtgttcttgatACTGAAATTAGTCATTTGGAAGGTGATGGCAACTCTGATTCATATGTGAAAGCTGGCAAAGATAAGAGACGTAAAACTCGCAAAAAAGGTGATGAAAGAGGACTTCAAACCAATGTGGATGATTATGCTGCTATTGATAATCATAATGTTAATTTAATATATCTCCGACGTAATTTGGTGGAAGAGCTACTTGAAGATACAGAAAAGTTTCATGATAGAGTTGTTGGCGCTTTTGTGAGAATAAGGATTTCGGGTAGTGGCCAGAAGCAAGACTTGTACAGGCTGGTTCAGGTTGTAG GGACTTGCAAAGCATCAGAACCATATAAAGTTGGTAAAAGGATGACAGATTTCTTGCTAGAAATCTTAAATTTAAACAAGACAGAGATTGTATCCATTGATATTATCTCAAATCAGGAGTTCACAGAG GATGAATGCAAGCGACTCCGCCAAAGCATAAAATGCGGGCTCATAAATCGTCTGACACTG GGTGACATTCAGGAAAAAGCATTGGCACTTCAGGCAGTTAGAGTGAATGAT TGGTTAGAAACAGAGATAGTGCGGTTAAGTCATCTCCGTGACAGAGCCAGTGAGAAGGGACGCAGAAAAGA GCTCAGAGAGTGTGTTGAGAAGTTGCAACTTCTGAAGACTCCCGAAGAACGACAACGCAGATTGGAGGAAATTCCAGAAATTCACGTGGATCCTAAAATGGATCCAAGTCATGagtctgaagaagatgaagatgaaatgGATGAAAAACGACAAG AAAACTACATGAGACCTAGAGGACCTGCTGCATTTggaaggagggggagagagattATTTCTCCTAGGAGTGGTCCTATTTCGAGTGATTCCTGGAGTGCGACACGGAATTATTCTAGTGTGAATCGCGAACTTAGCAGAAATCTGTCTAACAAGGGGTTTTCAAGCAAAGGCGATGATGTTTCTATTGCTAATGAAGTACTAAATGATGCTCAATTACCCCAGGGAAGGGATTGGGGTTCACAATCTAGTGGCCTGGAGAGGCAGAAGCTATCTTCAAGCTTTGAAAGTGGTACTAAAAGTAACCAGCTGTTATCAACACCTGATTGTTTTTCTGCTGCTTTATCAGAAACTTCTGCAGTGTTGTCTTCTGTGGGAGCAGGTCCGCCAGCTATGAAaataaatgaaagtgaaaaaatgTGGCATTATCAGGATCCGTCTGGAAAAGTTCAGGGACCATTTTCTATGGTGCAGCTACGCAAATGGAGTAACACAGGGTACTTTCCTGCTGATTTGAGGATTTGGAAAGCCAGTGACAAGCAAGATCAGTCGATGCTCTTAACCGATGCCTTAGCAGGAAAATTTCCTACTGAACCATCAATGCTGGATAAAACTCCTGCTAAGGCTCAATCTGTGATTGATCCACATTACTCATCTTCATACTCTGGCAAGTCTCATTTGGCGGTACAAGCTATGGAAGGTCAAGCTGGAGGAAGACCATCATTTGATCATAATAGTGGATCACATAATCCTCTTTGTTCTCCTGGACAAAATGCTGGAGGAAGTTGGAGATCTAAAGATACCATGAATTCTTTAGCAAGTCGACCTTCATTGGCAGTTGAAGTTCCCAAGAATCTGGCAAATGGTTGGGGTTCTGATGCTGGACTCAGAAATGAAGCAACAAATCTTCCTTCACCTACACCCCAGACTGCTTCAGGTGGGACTAAGATGCAGGCTTTTGAAAATAAATGGTCTCCAACTCCAACCCCTGTCCTATTGGCTGGCTCTCTCTTAGGAAATTCACTCCCTGTTGGGCCTGAAAGTCGTTCAAGTTCACAACCTGGAATGATATCAGCTTCTAAATCAGATAATAATCAAGTACATGTTCATGCAGCGTTACCTGCGATTGCTTCGGGTGTTGACATTCAGACAGCAGGTGTACACTTGCAAAGTCAGAGTGTCAGTAACCATACCTCCCGTTCCGAAGGCCATCAAGGATGGGGCTCTGGTACGGTTCCAAAGCCTGAAGTACAGACGTGGGGAGGTGCTCAACCTCAAAGGATAGAACCAAATAATCCAGTTACTATGCCTGCACAGCCAGCTTCCCATGGTCACTGGGTTGATACTACATCCGTCCAGAACTCTGCCTCATATAGTAATGGAAATCCTAATGGGGCCTTCTCTACACCGAGCTTTCCAGGCATGACTACACCTACACCTACACCTACACCTACACCTGAACCATGGAGACCGCCAAGTTCGAATAGTCAGTCAAACATAGCAGCAGCAGCACCATCCAATGTACCTTATGCTGGTTGGGGTATGCCAGGAAATCAGAATATTAACTGGAGTGGACCTTTACCTGCAAATGTGAACGTAAACTGGATGCCTGGACAGGGGCCAGGACCCAGTAATGCAACTCCAGTATGGGGTGCTCCTAGCCAGGGACCACCTGCGGCAAATGCTGTTGGCTGGGTTGCACCTGGTCAAGGACGTTCGCATGTAAATGCAAATGCAGGTTTGGTTGCACCTGGTCAAGGGCCAACGGTGGGAAGTACTAATCCTGGTTGGGGTTCTTCATCTGGAAATCCAGGCACATGGGGTGGCGAGCAAAGTCGCAATGGGGATAGATTCCACAGCCAGGGCGATCGTGGAACACATGGTGGAGATTCTGGTTATGGAGGTAAATCCTGGAACAGACAATCATCATTTAATGGCAGCGGAAGAGGAGGTTCTTCCAGGCCTCCTGTTGGGGGACAAAGAGGAGTATGTAAGTTCCACGAGAGTGGACATTGCAAGAAGGGGGCCTCCTGTGATTTTATGCACACTTAA